From Ammospiza caudacuta isolate bAmmCau1 chromosome 39, bAmmCau1.pri, whole genome shotgun sequence, a single genomic window includes:
- the HAUS4 gene encoding HAUS augmin-like complex subunit 4 yields the protein MPQKPPKNRPENPPRNRQNFARNPQNSLENPENLLENAENAEISPKIAQNLGDLGASLRRERLRERRLRAELEKAEAEYPQVLQRCLSRLSQLRLQVALQARLDGGRGRYLLAKGEALLLKCRLEELQILLDTYPAPTVEAHRRIRAELTEARSAAEAEAAKLGAELAAVRELGPEFRALALELGRIRQELDQKRRVLRQLRPPSP from the exons atgccccaaaagccccccaaaaaccgCCCTGAAAATCCGCCCCGGAACCGCCAAAATTTCGCCCGAAACCCCCAAAATTCGCTGGAAAATCCCGAGAATTTGCTGGAAAATGCCGAAAATGCCGAAATTTCgcccaaaattgcccaaaatttgggggatttgggggcgtcgctgcggcgggagcggctccgGGAGCGGCGGCTGCGGGCGGAGCTGGAGAAAGCGGAGGCGGAATATCCGCAG gtgctgcagcgCTGCCTGTCCCGTCTGTCGCAGCTCCGCCTGCAGGTGGCGCTGCAGGCCCGGCTGGACGGGGGGCGTGGCCGTTACCTGCTGGCCAAGGGCGAGGCCCTGCTGCTCAAGTGCAG gctggaggagctgcagatccTGCTGGACACTTACCCCGCCCCCACCGTCGAGGCCCACCGGCGAATCAG GGCGGAGCTCACCGAGGCCCGCAGCGCCGCCGAGGCCGAGGCCGCCAAATTGGGGGCGGAGCTTGCGGCCGTGAGGGAGCTGGGCCCGGAGTTCCGGGCCCTGGCGCTGGAATTGGGGCGGATCCGGCAGGAATTGGACCAGAAGCGCCGGGTCCTGCGCCAGCTCCGCCCCCCGTCCCCGTGA